CCGCATGGGAATTCATCAAATATGTGGCTTCACCTGAAGTACAGGCTGAGTGGAGCGTTAGCACCGGCTACTTCCCGATCACGAAGGCTGCATACGATCAGCAGGTTTTGAAAGACAACATGGTCAAATACCCGCAGTTCCAGACGGCCGTCGACCAGCTTCATGCTTCCAGCGCTTCAAATGCCACTTCAGGTGCGGTAATGGGTGTCTTCCCGGAAGCGCGCCAGATCGTTGAAGGCGCCATCGAAGAGGCACTGAACGGACAGAAGCAGCCGAATAAGGCGCTGCAGGATGCAGCGGCGCAGATAACCGACAAGCTCAAGCAGTACAATGAAACGGTAAAATAATATCATTTAGGGTTCTGAAGCATGGCCGTCGGGTTGCCTGAAAAGGGCGCTTGGCGGCCATTTGAATTTCTTGTGGCGATCTGCATCAATATTATTTTTGTAAACGGTTGCAATTGCTGCGCGATCTAATTTTTTTGTTGAATAATGTCGAAGAAAAGATAAAGGGAGTTTTTTAATAAAACAGGAAGACCCTGAGAGGGGGATGCCGTTCTTGGCTTCCATACATAGCATCGTTTATTTAGCGATTTTCATCATGGCTTATTTTATTGTTCGTCTGTATGTGAAGCAGTTCAAAGCCGCCAAACAGCTGCTGGAAACAGAGAAGAAATACAACGAGCAGCTGCGCCTGTATCTGAATGTCATCGAGCAGTCGCCGCTTTCCATTGTGATCACCGATTCGCACAGCCGGATTCAGTACATCAATCCATATTTCACGGAGCTGACCGGTTACACCAAGGAAGAACTGCTCGGCAAAACGCCTGGTATTCTGAAGTCGGAAGAAGCAAAGCCCGAGATGTACTGGGAAATGTGGCAAACCATCAGCCGGGGCAACAAGTGGCAGGGGGAATTCATCAACAAGAAGAAGAGCGGAGAGAAGTACACGGAAGCCGCCATAATTTCGTCCATCAAGGATAGCAGCCAGAACATCACTCATTATGTCGGCATCAAAGAGAATGTGTCTGAGTACAAACGCATCAAAAGGGAGCTGTCCGATCAGTTCTACTTCACCTCCCAGCTTATTGACACACTGCCCCACCCGTTATTTTATCTGGATGTCGAGGGTTATTTCCTTGGCTGCAATACGGCTTATGAGCGGGCGTTTAACGTTAGCCGCCAGAAACTGGCCGGGATGCATGCGAGGGATTTGTCGTACATGCCCCGCGACAGCTACCGTGTCCTGGACGACATGCGGAAAGAAGTGAGCCGAAACGGCCAGCCGTCCCAAAGGCAGCTCAGAAGGCCCTTTGCCGACGGACATGATCACGACATTCTGTATTCTCTGTCCGCCTATCACCTGTCCGATGGCTCCGAGGGCGGGTACTTAGGCATAATGACGGATATTACCGATCTGAAGTCCACGGAAAAAGAGCTGCTGGAAAGCAGGAATTTCCTGGATGTCATTATCAATCATATTCCTGTCATGCTTTACGTCAAGGACGCCGCAACGTTGAACTTCTATAAAGCGAATCAGGCCTGCGCGGATTTCCTCGGCCTGTCCCCGGAAGATATCCCGGGAATGTGCGATCACGATCTGTTCCCGCAAGAGGTGGCACGGAAGCTGAACACCACGGACCGTAAGGTTCTGGAGAGCGGACAGGCCGTGAACGAAATCGAAATTTTGCCGAACGACAGCGAGCAGGGCACGCTCCGGTATGTCAATGCCTCAAAGCTGCCGATTCTGGACGCCGATGGCAATCCGCTCTTTCTCCTTGGAGTTTCCGAGGATATTACCGAGATGAAACAAAAGGAAGAAGAGCTTAAACATGCTTTATACGTAGCGGAAGAGGCTACAGCCGCCAAGTCGCAATTTCTGGCCAACATGAGCCATGAAATCAGAACCCCGATGAATGCTATTATCGGTTTGGCCCATCTGGCGCTCAAAACCGAACTCAGTCCGAAGCAGAGAGATTATTTGTCCAAAATCCATAATGCCGGGACCTCGCTGCTTGGCATTGTCAACGAGATTCTGGACTTCTCCAAAGTCGAATCCGGCAAGCTGGAGCTTGAGGATACCGGATTTGAACTCCAGGAAGTGATCACGGATGCGGTGGCCCTCTCGAGCCAGTCCGCATATGAGAAAGGCCTGGAGCTGATGTATTACATACCGGCCGATGTTCCGCAGAATCTGAACGGCGATCCTCTCCGCCTTCAGCAGATCCTAACCAATCTGGTAAGCAACGCGGTGAAATTCACCGAGAAGGGCGAAGTCGTCGTCCGGGTCGAGCAAGTCCGCCGAGTGGACAACAGGATTAAGCTGAAAATCAGTGTGCGGGATACGGGCATCGGCCTCAGCAAAGAAGCGGAAGCCAGACTCTTTCAGGCGTTTACCCAGGCGGACAACTCCACCACACGCAAATTCGGAGGAACGGGGCTGGGACTTGCCATAAGCCGAAGACTCGTCGAAATGATGGGGGGAACCCTGTGGGTGGAGAGCAAGGAGGGAGAGGGAAGCATCTTTGCTTTTACGGCTTGGTTCGGCGTCTCCTTGGAGACTGCCTCCTCAGCCAGAGCGGTACCCATAGAGCTAAGGTCTCTCAGGATGCTGATCGTTGACGACAATCAGGCCGCCAGAGAGCTATTGGTCGAATATTTGCAGGATTTCGAATGCAGGGCTACCGCCTTGTCATCGGGTGAAGAAGCGCTGCTCGCTCTTGAACAAGCAGACACGAATGAGCCTTACGATGTCGTATTTCTGAACTGGGAGATAGAGGGCGAACTCGGAACCGAACTCGCCCGGAGGATTAAAAACAACTTGTCTTTAAGGCATGTTCCCGCGGTTATACTCGTTACGGCTTTCGGGAAAGACGATTTTCTGAAGCAGGCCGATGCCGGGAATATTGACGATTATTTGGTCAAGCCGGTCAATCAGTCGCTGCTCTACGATATGATTATCAATCTATTCGCTCCCCATAACGGGGGAATATCCGTTGGCCCAAGCGTAAAGGAGAAGGATTATAAGCTGGCGGGAATCCGGGTGCTGTTGGCTGAAGACAATGAAATCAACCAGCAGATCGCCGTCGAGCTGCTGAAAAGCCAGGGAATCGGGACGGAGATCGCTCCAAACGGAGCGGAGGCCGTCCGCATGGTCAGGGAAATGCCGGCGGGACATTTTCAACTGGTGCTGATGGATATGCAAATGCCGGAAATGGACGGCTTTGCAGCCGCGCTAGCCATCCGGGAGATGGACTCGCGGCTTCCGATTATCGCCATGACGGCCCGGACGATGCCGGAGGAGAGGGAGAAATGCCTGACGGCCGGCATGAACGATCATGTGTCAAAGCCGATCGACCCCGATATTTTGTTTGCTATCCTGGACAAATGGATTCCGGACGACCAGAAGGGCAGGCGGCTGAACGATAGCCGCCACGAAGAGATCGATGAAGAAGGTTTCGAGGCACCGTTCTTCCCGCAGCTTGAGGCCATCGATACGGTTAACGGCCTTAGGCGGACAGGGAGCAACGTCAATTTATACGTCTCCCTGCTGAAGAAATATGCGGACAACCATGGGAATACCGTGATTCAGATCAGGGAGGCCGTAAGGCGCCTGGATTTCGCGACGGCGCATCGGCTTGCCCATAACTTGAAAGGCGTATCCGGAAATATCGGCGCCTTGGAGGCGCAGGCCTTGGCCGACGACGCCGTCATGATGCTGGCGGCGGGGCTGGCCGGGGACGAGACCGATTCGATACTGGACAAGCTTGAAGCTGTCGTCCTGAGGATTTCGAAAGAAATCCGGACCCGATTACGGGGCGCGCCCCTGCCCGAAACGGAAGAGCATGTCCCGCGCAGCATGCCTGAGGAGCAGGTCGTAAACAAACTGCTTGTTCTGCTGAAGGACAGCGACAGCGAGGCGGTCGATTATTTTATATCGGTGAAGGATCAGTTAAAGGCATGGATGGAGCCGGAGGAATGGCGCTTAACGGCACGCTCGATCGGAATATTCGATTATGAAGACGCTATAGGGCGGATTGAAAGGGCGGTACGTAGCAGAATCTGTATATAGGGGTTGATAAAAATGCTTGACCTGAGACCCGTTGTTTTAGTGGTGGACGACACGCCTGATAACATTGCGTTACTGAGCGGCCTCCTGAAAGAGCGGTACAAAGTGAAAGTCGCCACGAACGGCGAGAAGGCGCTCGCGGTAGCCAAAGCCGCGCCGCCCGATTTGATTCTGCTCGACATCATGATGCCGGTGATGGACGGCTACGAAACATGTCGACGGCTGAAAGCGGACAGGGAGCTTGAGGATATTCCGGTCATTTTCCTGACCGCCAAAGAAGAGGTGGAGGACGAGAATAAAGGGTTCGAATTGGGAGCGGTTGACTACATTACGAAGCCGATCAGCTCGCCGATTTTGCTGTCCCGGGTTAAGACTCATTTGACGCTCAAGCAGTCGAAGGATTTCCTCAAGGACAAGAATCATTTTCTTGAAATGGAGATTTCCAGACGGATCAAAGAAATATCCCTGATTCAGGAAGTCAGCATCATGTCCATGGCCGCTCTTGCCGAGATCCGGGATATTGATACAGGAAACCATATTCAACGGACGAAGCTGTATATCGAAGAGCTGGCCAACCAGCTCAGTCGGACCTCTAAATACAGCGAATATTTATGCCAAGAGAGCGTCGATCTGATTGCCGCCTCGGCTCCGCTTCATGATATCGGGAAGGTCGGAATCCCGGATCATATTTTGCTGAAGCCGGGCCCGCTGACCCGGGAAGAGTTCGAGATTATGAAAACTCATACGACGCTGGGTAAAGAGGCGATTCTACGGGCGGAGCAGCTGATGAACAAGACCGAGACTTTTTTCCGCTTCGCCAAGGAAATCGTGTATTCCCATCATGAAAAATGGGACGGCACAGGCTATCCCGAAGGACTTGCAGGGGAAAACATCCCGCTCTCGGCAAGGCTGATGGCCGTGGCCGACGTGTATGACGCGCTCACAAGCGAGAGGGTGTACAAGGGAGCCATGTCCCATGAACAGGCAGTGGCAATTATCACGGGGGATGCGGGCAGACATTTCGATCCGGATATCGTTCAGATATTTCTTAAATGCCAGTTTAAATTCAGGGAGATATCCGGCATGTACCAAGCCGAGGGAGTTCACTGAAACGGATTCAAGTAATAACCTTGCCTGCTCTTATGCATTCGTCCAGTTCCGTGACCATTCCGAGTATTCCGACGTGTGGCGCCGCTAAAACCTGCGCCGTATCTCTATCCGGACAGGCCGTCCGTTCCGATTTGAAATGAACGCCCTGAGCGCATGAGCGCCTCGGGCGTTTTTTGTGAGGATTTCCGTTATAATAGGACTTAGCCAGAAAATTTAAGGAGGACATTCTTTTGAACGAAGTGCTTGGAACACTGAGAAATCACCGCTCTTACCGGCAGTATTCGCAGCGGGTTGTGGAAACGGAAGTTTTGCAGACGATAGTCGAAGCGGCGCAGGCCGCTCCTTCATGGATCAACGGTCAGCATGTGACGGTCATTTCCGTCCGGGACGAGGAGCGGAAACGAAAGCTGTCAGAGTTCAGCGGGAACCAGAGACATGTGGCCGAGGCGCCTGTGTTTCTGGTGTTCTGCATGGATTTTTACCGCGCCAAGCTGGCCGGCGAGATCGAGAATATTTCATTTGACGCGGAAAATGATGTGGATGTTCTGCTTACCGGGGCGACGGATGTGGGAATTGCGCTGGAGGCTGCGATTGTCGCGGCGGAATCTCTGGGCCTTGGCATCATTCCGATCGGCGGCGTCCGGCGGAATACGCGCGGCGTCATCGACCTGCTGAACCTGCCGAAATACGTATTCCCTGTAGTCGGTCTGTGCGTCGGGTATCCCGAAGCGCAGGTGTCCAAGCAGCCGCGGCTCCCGCTGCGCGCGGTGTGGCATGAGGAGAGTTATAATCCTGATCTGGCCGGATATCTGCAGGAGATCAACGAAAGCAACCGCCAGACGTTGAAAGCCCAGGGCTTAGAGGAAAAAGACTGGACCGCCCGGGTCGCCGCGTTCTTCGCCGCCAATCCGGAATACGGGGACGCAAAGCGCACGCTCCGGGAACAGGGCTTTACCTGCAGCAACCTGGACCCGGATCCGAAGTAAGCCTTAAGCCTGTGAGAAAGGAAAAGTCCCATTGACTCTACAACAATTGAAATATGTCATCGAGGTGGCGGGCCGCGGTTCGATGAACGAAGCCGCCAAGCGGCTCTTCATCTCCCAGCCCAGCCTGTCCAATGCGATTCGGGATCTGGAAGAAGAAATAGGGATTACGATCTTTGAACGCACCAACAAAGGCATATCGCTTTCGAAGGAAGGCGCTGAATTTTTGAGCTATGCCAGGCAGGTGGTGGAGCAGGCCGAACTGCTGGAGAACCGGTACCTCGGCGCCAAACCGTCGCCCCAGCATTTCTCCGTGTCCACTCAGCATTACGCTTTTGCGGTCAACGCCTTTGTGAACCTGGTGCGCCAGCACGGCCAGGATGAATATGAAGTGGCTCTTCGCGAGACAAAGACCTACGAAATCATTCAGGACGTCAAAAGCCTGCGCAGCGAGATCGGCATTCTGTATCTGAACGAGTTCAACTCCAAGGTTATGGGCAGGCTGCTGAAGGACGCGGGGCTGATATTCAACAGCCTGTTCATCGCGAAGCCGCATATTTTTATCAGCATTCACAACCCGCTGGCCAAACAGTCCATCGTGACCATCGACCAGCTTCAGGAATACCCGTACTTGTCCTTTGAGCAGGGGGAATATAACTCCTTTCACTTCTCGGAAGAAATTCTGAGCACCCTGTCCCATCTCAAAAGCATCCGGGTCAACGACAGGGCGACGCTGTTCAATCTGCTGATCGGCCTGAACGGTTACACGATCTCCACCGGCGTCCTCAGCGCGGATCTTAATGGCAACGAGATCATTCCCGTTCCGCTGGATTGTGACGAGAATATTAATGTCGGCTGGATTTGCCATAAGGACGCCGCGCTTTCGAAACTGGGTCTCGCTTATGTCGAGGAGCTGAAGAAGGCCATTGCCGAGTAGCCGGACCGTTTGCGCGGAGAGTGAACTTATGGATTTTACAACTATATATGGATGAGAAAGGAGGGGTTTCGCCTGATGCGCGGAATGCCTCCTTTTTTTGATATTTCTCCTTGTGATCCGGCTTGCACCGGACCTTTGCTGGAGCGGCAATTCCTTTTGCGTACATTTCCCCCTCTTCAAAGTTACCCCCTTATACTACGATAGAGCCATTTTTGCCGTGTTTTCTGAAAGTCCATTGACCTTTTTCCTGGCGATAAATATATTGAGGTTAAGACTATATCAGACTGACGGATTCCAGTCGATTTCGAAGTGTGCCTTGAACGAAATTAACGAATCCGCAGTCCGCCGAACGTGAGCCTTTAGTTTAACTTTATTTTCCATGAAAAGGGGTGCCTGCTTCGATGAAACCGGAAATCAGCATCATTGTGCCTGTGTATAACGTGGAGAACTATATCCACAAATGCGTGGATTCGATTCTGGCACAGAGCTTCGAGAACTTTGAACTGATTCTTGTCGATGACGGCTCTCCCGACAATTGTCCCGCCATTTGCGACCAGTATGCGGCCAAGGACCCAAGGGTCCGGGTCATCCACAAACCGAACGGTGGATTGTCCGACGCCAGAAACTGGGGACTGAATATCGCCGAGGGCAAGTACGTCGGCTTTGTCGATTCGGACGACTGGATTGCCGATGATATGTACGAGCTGCTCTACCACTCTCTGATCGAAAATGAAGCGGATATTGCCGTATGCTGCCACTACGAGGTGGTTGACGGCGAGCTGTTCCAAATTAACAACTATGACGGCTATCCCCGCGTGCTGAGCAATGTGGAAGGACTAAGCGAGCTGCTGATGGACGTCCGGATCAAGAATCTGGCCTGGGACAAGCTGTACAAAAGAGAGCTGTTCCGCAATGTAAACTATCCCGTCGGCGTGTATTACGAGGATACTCCGACAACCTATAAGCTGTTCCTTCAGGCTTCCAAGGTCTCTCTGGTCAACATACCCAAATACTATTATTTCAAGCGAAAAGAGAGCATCACCGGGAGCAAAAACCTGAAAAAGCTCCAGGACAAGTTCTACGGAGCCTATGAGAAATACGATAAGGTAAGAAGCCAGTACCGGGACAAAATCGACAAGGCTACCTGGGGCTGGGCCGCTAACGTCGTAATTAATGAAGCGATGGAGCTGTATAATTATCTGCTCAGGCAAAAAGACGGAACCGGTCAAAGCAAGGATGTCGAAAAGGTCAAAAGGTTCCTGCGCGAGAATCTGTCCGTAATTATGACGGCAAAGCCGATCGGACCGAAACTGAAAATGGCAGCCATTATTCTGTCGACGAGCGAGGCATTTTACAGCCTGCTGTACAGCACCCTGATCTTTCCGTTCCGCAAAGAGAAGAATCAGAGCCTGATGTAGGTTGCCCGGCAGAGAGCCGCGTTCGGGTCGAATTCTTATCTACGGGGAGGAACGTATGATGCATATCGGCATTTTCATGCACACCAATTACTTCGAGGATTTCTTCGTGAAGGGCCTCGGCATCAACGAACGGGAGTATGTCGAGTCCTACCACAATGACTTTTCGTTTGATTATGCCCGTCTGCTCCGTGAGCACGGGATCGAAACTACCATCTACAATTTCACAAAAACCGGCGGCGAAGCCCGGACCTATCATCATAAAGTGGTTGATTGTACGGTAAAGTTCATACCGGTCGGCTCGCTGTACCGGATGTATGACCGGATTCCGTTCTCGAGCCGTACCCCCGTCCTGAAATACATTTCCCAGTATGCCTCCACAGTTCAGCCCGATCTTGGGCAGATTCTGCGGGATGACGGCATCGATGTCATCTACGCGCAGGAATATGCGTCCGGACGGTTCGAACGGCTGGCGGGCGTTGCCAAATCTATGAGCATACCGATCGTAGCGGCCTATCACGGCGGAAGCATACCGAAGTTCCTGATGCCGCTTAAAAAACGGACCTTGAACCAGGCCGCATATCTGACGACCCTTAACGAAGACGAGCATCGCAGCATGCAGGCGTCTTTGCCCCATATGAAAGACCGCATCCGCATTATTCCGAATTTCGTCAACCGGTCCATTTTCCATCGGGAAGACCGGGAGGAAGCGCGCCGCGCTTTGGGCCTGGACCCCGGCTCACGGTACATCATAACGGTCGGAAGACTGGATGAGTATCAAAAAGCGCATTCGCTGCTCGTCCAGGCGGTCAAGTCGCTTCAGGACTTTCCGGAGCTGAAGGTGCTGATCGCCGGAAGCGGGCCGGATGAACAGGAGCTGCGGAAGCGGATTTCGGATGCCGGCCTGGAGGACAAAATCATCCTGCTCGGATCGGTGCGCGACAAAAATCAATTGAGGCACTATTACAACGCAAGCGAG
This region of Paenibacillus sp. URB8-2 genomic DNA includes:
- a CDS encoding PAS domain S-box protein; this encodes MASIHSIVYLAIFIMAYFIVRLYVKQFKAAKQLLETEKKYNEQLRLYLNVIEQSPLSIVITDSHSRIQYINPYFTELTGYTKEELLGKTPGILKSEEAKPEMYWEMWQTISRGNKWQGEFINKKKSGEKYTEAAIISSIKDSSQNITHYVGIKENVSEYKRIKRELSDQFYFTSQLIDTLPHPLFYLDVEGYFLGCNTAYERAFNVSRQKLAGMHARDLSYMPRDSYRVLDDMRKEVSRNGQPSQRQLRRPFADGHDHDILYSLSAYHLSDGSEGGYLGIMTDITDLKSTEKELLESRNFLDVIINHIPVMLYVKDAATLNFYKANQACADFLGLSPEDIPGMCDHDLFPQEVARKLNTTDRKVLESGQAVNEIEILPNDSEQGTLRYVNASKLPILDADGNPLFLLGVSEDITEMKQKEEELKHALYVAEEATAAKSQFLANMSHEIRTPMNAIIGLAHLALKTELSPKQRDYLSKIHNAGTSLLGIVNEILDFSKVESGKLELEDTGFELQEVITDAVALSSQSAYEKGLELMYYIPADVPQNLNGDPLRLQQILTNLVSNAVKFTEKGEVVVRVEQVRRVDNRIKLKISVRDTGIGLSKEAEARLFQAFTQADNSTTRKFGGTGLGLAISRRLVEMMGGTLWVESKEGEGSIFAFTAWFGVSLETASSARAVPIELRSLRMLIVDDNQAARELLVEYLQDFECRATALSSGEEALLALEQADTNEPYDVVFLNWEIEGELGTELARRIKNNLSLRHVPAVILVTAFGKDDFLKQADAGNIDDYLVKPVNQSLLYDMIINLFAPHNGGISVGPSVKEKDYKLAGIRVLLAEDNEINQQIAVELLKSQGIGTEIAPNGAEAVRMVREMPAGHFQLVLMDMQMPEMDGFAAALAIREMDSRLPIIAMTARTMPEEREKCLTAGMNDHVSKPIDPDILFAILDKWIPDDQKGRRLNDSRHEEIDEEGFEAPFFPQLEAIDTVNGLRRTGSNVNLYVSLLKKYADNHGNTVIQIREAVRRLDFATAHRLAHNLKGVSGNIGALEAQALADDAVMMLAAGLAGDETDSILDKLEAVVLRISKEIRTRLRGAPLPETEEHVPRSMPEEQVVNKLLVLLKDSDSEAVDYFISVKDQLKAWMEPEEWRLTARSIGIFDYEDAIGRIERAVRSRICI
- a CDS encoding response regulator, with protein sequence MLDLRPVVLVVDDTPDNIALLSGLLKERYKVKVATNGEKALAVAKAAPPDLILLDIMMPVMDGYETCRRLKADRELEDIPVIFLTAKEEVEDENKGFELGAVDYITKPISSPILLSRVKTHLTLKQSKDFLKDKNHFLEMEISRRIKEISLIQEVSIMSMAALAEIRDIDTGNHIQRTKLYIEELANQLSRTSKYSEYLCQESVDLIAASAPLHDIGKVGIPDHILLKPGPLTREEFEIMKTHTTLGKEAILRAEQLMNKTETFFRFAKEIVYSHHEKWDGTGYPEGLAGENIPLSARLMAVADVYDALTSERVYKGAMSHEQAVAIITGDAGRHFDPDIVQIFLKCQFKFREISGMYQAEGVH
- a CDS encoding NADPH-dependent oxidoreductase, with the translated sequence MLGTLRNHRSYRQYSQRVVETEVLQTIVEAAQAAPSWINGQHVTVISVRDEERKRKLSEFSGNQRHVAEAPVFLVFCMDFYRAKLAGEIENISFDAENDVDVLLTGATDVGIALEAAIVAAESLGLGIIPIGGVRRNTRGVIDLLNLPKYVFPVVGLCVGYPEAQVSKQPRLPLRAVWHEESYNPDLAGYLQEINESNRQTLKAQGLEEKDWTARVAAFFAANPEYGDAKRTLREQGFTCSNLDPDPK
- a CDS encoding LysR family transcriptional regulator, which encodes MTLQQLKYVIEVAGRGSMNEAAKRLFISQPSLSNAIRDLEEEIGITIFERTNKGISLSKEGAEFLSYARQVVEQAELLENRYLGAKPSPQHFSVSTQHYAFAVNAFVNLVRQHGQDEYEVALRETKTYEIIQDVKSLRSEIGILYLNEFNSKVMGRLLKDAGLIFNSLFIAKPHIFISIHNPLAKQSIVTIDQLQEYPYLSFEQGEYNSFHFSEEILSTLSHLKSIRVNDRATLFNLLIGLNGYTISTGVLSADLNGNEIIPVPLDCDENINVGWICHKDAALSKLGLAYVEELKKAIAE
- a CDS encoding glycosyltransferase family 2 protein; protein product: MKPEISIIVPVYNVENYIHKCVDSILAQSFENFELILVDDGSPDNCPAICDQYAAKDPRVRVIHKPNGGLSDARNWGLNIAEGKYVGFVDSDDWIADDMYELLYHSLIENEADIAVCCHYEVVDGELFQINNYDGYPRVLSNVEGLSELLMDVRIKNLAWDKLYKRELFRNVNYPVGVYYEDTPTTYKLFLQASKVSLVNIPKYYYFKRKESITGSKNLKKLQDKFYGAYEKYDKVRSQYRDKIDKATWGWAANVVINEAMELYNYLLRQKDGTGQSKDVEKVKRFLRENLSVIMTAKPIGPKLKMAAIILSTSEAFYSLLYSTLIFPFRKEKNQSLM
- a CDS encoding glycosyltransferase yields the protein MMHIGIFMHTNYFEDFFVKGLGINEREYVESYHNDFSFDYARLLREHGIETTIYNFTKTGGEARTYHHKVVDCTVKFIPVGSLYRMYDRIPFSSRTPVLKYISQYASTVQPDLGQILRDDGIDVIYAQEYASGRFERLAGVAKSMSIPIVAAYHGGSIPKFLMPLKKRTLNQAAYLTTLNEDEHRSMQASLPHMKDRIRIIPNFVNRSIFHREDREEARRALGLDPGSRYIITVGRLDEYQKAHSLLVQAVKSLQDFPELKVLIAGSGPDEQELRKRISDAGLEDKIILLGSVRDKNQLRHYYNASELFVLPSRYEGLPLVLLEAGACGLPAAAFNVMGVRGLIRDGENGLLAENLDPLRLADSLRKLLSSPELRSKMGDRAMEIVRTQYSEEIIGAKLKALFTDSIDGGNAVKFKPAVLTGNK